Below is a genomic region from Hevea brasiliensis isolate MT/VB/25A 57/8 chromosome 3, ASM3005281v1, whole genome shotgun sequence.
ATCCCTTGTTCCTCTCTGCGCAAAATTCCTCATCCACCACCATGTCTGGAGGGGAAAACCTTGTCTCCGATTTACCCTTTTCCCTTGACGATAGTTACGATTTTGACATCACCTTCCACGATCTCGACAGCTTCTACTTTCCCTCCGAGAACGAGCACTTCTCTATCCCCAACCACGACGTTTCTCTTCAATCGGGTCCTATCGATGGTTTTGTTGATGGTTTCACAGTCCATGAGGCGAAATCTGATTGGCTTGAGTCGGGGAGCTCTGGAATTTGTGGCAATCATGGTTCTGATGTTTCTAAGTATTTGAATTGCTCGCTCTCGGAGTCTAGAAGTTGTAATTCGGCCGATCTAAGCTGCAATTCTGATAGGGGGTCGAATTTTGCCTCGCCGATATCTTCTCAGGGCTCCGGAAATGGTGGTGCGGGTGTATCTGAAGCCATGAATGCTCCTTCTCCTGATTCCGGTGCATTTTTGGTTGATCAGAAGATCAAACTCGAAGGAGTAAATGCCAAAAGTGGTGGCTTAccaaagagaaagaaagagaccACTAGCGAGGATGTTAATGGCGAAACAAGAAATCTAAAGTACCTAAGGTCAGAGAATGCCGACCCATATTTGAAGGCAAATTCTCTGTGTGGTAATTTTGTTGAATTGAGTGAAGAGGAGGAGAAAAGGAGGGCAAGGCTGATGAGAAATCGAGAGAGCGCGCAGCTTTCAAGGCAGAGAAAGAAGCATTACGTGGAGGAGCTGGAAGACAAGGTGAGAACTATGCATTTAACCATTGCGGAATTAAatagtaaaatttcattttttatggcTGAAAATACTAGTTTGAAGCAGCAGTTGAGTGGCAATGGTTTGTGTCCTTCTCCTTTGTATCCACCAATGGCTCCCATGCCATATTCGTGGGTGCCGTGTGCCCCTTATGTTGTTAAGCCGCCAGGGTCTCAGGTGCACTTGGTTCCAATCCCTAGATTGAAGACTCAGCAGCCTGTGTCAGCTGTGAAAGCTAAAAAGGCAGAGGCTAAGAAAGCTGAAGTTAAGACTAAGAAGGTTGCTAGTGTTAGTTTTTTAGGTTTGTTATTTTTCATTTTGTTGTTTGGTGGATTGGTGCCAAttgtgaatgttaagtttggaggAGTCAAGGAGAATGGTGCTAATGGGTTCGGTTTTGTTAGTGAGAAGTTTTATGATCAGCAGAGAGGCAGGGTCTTTGGAGCTCACGGGCATTCAAATGAGTCCCATGAGAGTATGGCTGTTGAGTTTTCTAATGGGAATTTACATGTTGGTAGTAGAATACAGTGTGGGAGAGGCAGTGATGGATGTTTGGCGTATGATGTGGAGATGAAAGGAGGCTTGGAGCATCTACCAGACTCAGACAAATTTACCCAACTTGCTAATGCTAGTAATAAGCCGCTTGCAGCATCTTTGTTTGTGCCAAGGAATGATGAGCTTGTCAAGATTGATGGTAACTTGATAATTCATTCTGTTCTGGCCAGTGAGGCAGCTATGGCCTCACATGAGGATCCTGAAGTAAATAAAAATAAGGAGACGGGTTTGGCAATCCCAATAGACTTATTTCCAGCCCTTGCCTTCCCTGATGTTGGAACCAATAGAGGGAGGCATTCTCACTTATATCCGACTGCTAAAGAGCCACAGAAGGCCCTTACTTCTGCTTCTTCTGATACTCCAAAGGATAAAAAGTCATCTGCAGCTGATGGTAAACTCCAACAGTGGTTCCATGAAGGCCTTGCTGGTAATTATTCTAATATGGTCTTCATTTTATACATTTCATTTGCTTATTTAGGCTGCTGAGTGCTGACTCAGAATTAGCCTGCTCTATTCCTCCATTGAAATTTGACATTATATTTTTCACATTAgcacttttcctcttttattttaataatgtCCATCATTACATTAGCACTATTGTTAGAAGAGGTGGTGATCAAAATgtttgcaaatcttggttgaccAGGGGCCACACCTTGTGTCAAGTTTAGTCATTTAATTAGTATCATTGTCACTTGGTAGTTGTTGTGAGTTATCCTTGTTGGAATATATGCATTATCCTAGTTTATAGATGAAACTTACTTTTGAATACTGGAAAATATATTGAGGGTCTGAGTTGAGatgagttttaatatgctcatgTTCAACTCATTTGTGAAATGAGCTTAAAGCCTTAAACTAAGGCTTAAATTTGACTCATTTATTAAATGATCAAAGTTTAGCCGAGTGTAAAATTGTTGAATTAAGGGCATTTAGTATACCTAAGTAGTAAATGAAACCATTCTAAAATTTATTCAGAAAGATATTTTTTTAGAATATCAATATACTTGATTATATTTGTGCATTTTTTTATTATGATAAATTATGTAGCCTCTACTGGTACAAATATAACAAATATAGGAGCTCCAAGGCAATGTACTTGTAATTATTTGGTTTAATCAACTGAAATTTGGATGGCGAGATAAGTTTTTCAAATTTGCTCTTAACTGTCTTTGTGTGTGtgattgaaatattttttctgttaaaaaaaatttgaggAGCCTGAAGGTCATTTTGTACTCTTAACTTCAGTGCTTATATCTAATACTTCACTAACTGCTTTTGGTTATTTTTTGTTTCATTGCAGGGCCAATGTTAAGTTCTGGCATGTGCAAGGAAGTGTTCCAGTTTGATGCCTCACCATCTCCAGGAGCTATTATTCCCGCTTCCCCAGTTACAAATATTACGGCAAAGCACCAGCAGAATGCTACACACCACAACAAGGGGAAAAACAGAAGGATTCTCCGAGGTCTTCCAATTCCCCTACCAGGTTCTGACCTGAATATTACTGGGGAACGTGTTGGAAATTCTCAAAAAGACAACTTCCAAGGTAATAAATCTGTCTCGCCCATGGTTGTCTCTGTGCTTGTTGATCCCAGAGAGGCTGGCGACAGCGAGGTTGATGGCGTGATTACACCCAAATCCATTTCTCGGATTTTTGTAGTTGTGCTCTTAGACAGTGTGAAGTATGTTACTTATTCATGTGTGCTTCCACGCTCTGGTCCTCATTTAGTGACAACCTGAGAGGAACGGAAACAGTTGGAGTCACGGATTGAAAAACCCAACCCAAATTTAGCTCCCAGTTTTGTATATATAACAGAGTAATAAGTAGCTCTAATAACAATGTTAACCTCCTAATGTACTTCCAACTTTCCTTGCCATCAGAATGTTAACCTGTCGAGAGTCGTACTGTTATTATAATATCTTTAAAATTGTAATGTTTCTAAAATATGGCTTGGATTCGGAATGGTCTGTTGTCCTTGAAATGTGTGCACGGGTACGAATGGGTATTTTTTGGTTCAAATTGAAATCGAATTATTGAATTATTTCTGCATGATTCGCTGTGTTTTTAAGTTTCAAACCTTAAGACACAATTTATTTGTAAACGGGTAAATTATTATCGTCTCTCGAGTTGTGTGACAATGAACAATTTCTGTATCTCTAATTTTTTGAGTTCATCAAATCCAGTATTTTGACTATCAAAATAATGATAGCTCtattctaataaaaaaaaaacactagtaAGAACCATTTGCTTCAGTTACAAGAGTTTATATGTTTTTATAACAGAGAAATCAAGTTGCATAAAATGCATGAAAAGctaagaattaaaattttaaaattactatttttGCATTATAAGGATGTTTTCTTATTATTGCCATTAAGAACTTAATTTCATGTTATATATTAGTTGGGAATTGAAAAAAGCTCATTTGaagagttaaaaattaaaaaattttgagtTCCAGCAAGATTACCTGACCTGGGCGTGTTGTGGAACACGGACAATGTAACCAAGGGAGgaaaaatggcattctgggtaAAAACATGCCCAGGCCATGTTCTTTTACACACGGTGTGTTACATATCACAGCTCATGTCATGGAACATGGCTCAGGCCGTGTTATGCTACAAAAAggtaattttcaatttttttttttttgctttttcatTCCTTGTGGTTAAAGTGTTTAACCACATTCCCAGCTAAAAAAACATATTTTTGGGATGAGAATCCAaaagaaataatttaattttttgaatatgagatatttaaattatttttattcaagTGTTGAATGTATGTTTATGAATGATAGGTGATCATGGACTTAGGAGACTTATGTAATTGgtttacttcttttatttttaaggAAATGTAACAATTAATTTTATTACACATAAGGATTGCTTTATAAAATTGTTATAGTTTTTATAGTTGTAAATTCATTTACTTGGGCTTgcatgctcttttttttttttttttttttttaatttcaccttagtatgccaagggTACTTAATGTAATTGGCATTGGTGAAAGTTACAAGAAGAAAAGAGGTCATATCATTGATGGAGATTAGTGGGAGTATAAGACTTCAAGAGTTGAAGATTTCATACTTGGTTGTAATAGATGGATGATAACCTATGATGCCCTATATAAAATAGTTCATAGTTACGCCTTTTACATTACTATTTATGAATGCGTGTATGAGATAAGTATGTTTATGAATGTATATGTGATAAGCATGAAAACggttaatgtgcaaagtgagatcttATAGTAACTAAGTTGGCTAAGAAATCTTCCaattaaatgattaagttagtaatggtgtaattttaaaaattacatcATGCTCTCGACTAAGGCAATTATTTAGAAAGTTTTAAACATTTACATTATTGGCTATAGTAACATAGGAATGATGTATttgatttaagagattttcttaaagtaattgttaaacatgagatattgtgagtatgtaaatactttagtgactaagaatggatgtacctgaggtcatTGAGGTTCAAATTTGCATGCTTACTCACTTAGTGGGCttaacttaactaatacaagataaaccaagaatggatgtacctgaggttttgagcattatgagccaaataattgattgaatctcacatgagatgtgaagaGTAAGGtgttacttacaaattcttatgaATCCAAGAACAGAAATACTTGAGGATGATTAGCAATTTATAACTTCTtttgctttctctctctctcgttctcacttttttttttttttaacttgtgtCCCATTTTGTCCTTTCCCCTAAACTCATTGTTTTTGATGGGTTAGAGAggtaaatttatttttgtttttaatcATGCATGTAACACCCTAAACCCTATCTGCAACTAGAGTAGTGTGTACATACCCCTGAGACACACCTAAGAGTATGTCTCAAGGGATTCACTCTCTCTAACAAAACTTAATTTCTTTATTACATATTTTGCTTCATATTAGGGAAAAtaacaaaatatttaaaaatttcaaatttatttaattcataaGAAAACCAAACCTATAGGTTTTCCATCTATTTAGAGTCTTtcaaataatgaaatttaatttcaaaattttaagacaaaattttggtagagtttcctttaaatttttaagtaattgTAAATGACCTGTTAAAATACCTGTCgacatttttcatatttttcaaaTACACACATGAAACATATGTAGTTTCATTCACAACCCATCCCACCATAAACATAATGCATACACACACATCTCATCAGTTAAAAGTAAATTCTCAGACTTAGAAATTTACAATATATACATGTGACAGtgtttacaaaatacaagactTATTACAACATCCATGTAGTTTGTGGAATTTAAATGGTTACACATTAATGGATTACATTACATATTAAAATGCCTATACAATGTAATCTCCTAATGTGTACAAAATAATATGGAGTCTTCTCAAGTCTTGAGCAAAACATCACTTATCCACCTCTACTCCCGTGTCGGCTCCTTATCTTTACttttattacctacgaaaagtttaAACAACTCTCCGCTATGCAacttgcttagtggtgctataacTTAATGATATTATGTCATACAATATATATGCAAGCCAATCATGCATGATCTCATGAATCATGCTTccaaaattttgattttattaataCATGTGCAATCTTACACAATTTGataatgacatgatataacttttaattataaaaattcttGCATGATCAAATTAATAACGTATAAAATCAAGGTGCATAGTATTTCATGAATAACCTTTGTCACATACCCCTTTTCATTTATTTACTTAGCCCAATTACATTGTCTAGACAATTAAAGTGACAAGTATCCTCATCATGGCATAAGCCAAGTATCCTCATCATGGCATAACCCAAATATCCTCATCATGGCGTAAAgccaatttattgtgcacaatttCAGCAATTGACTAGTCAATTTCCTTATGCCACCTACTTCTAGAATTGTAATGGGCATACACATTATCAATATTACATGCAATTTATTCAATCAAGGCATGCTTGCCAATTTCCCTTTTTATTCATAGCTCATTCACCATCAATATCATTAAAAACACACAATTGCATTTTCCAGTCAATTCTGGTAAACAGGGCAGCAAGTTTAATATTCTACCAAAAATCATAGAAATAGAGTTTTTTTGCCATATTTTCCAGAATTCAACTTTCATATGTCCATTTCAATATCCAAtttgaatcacatcaaaatcaggtCTACATCTTAAGTTATGAACAAAAATGTGTAACATGTTCTAGACTTCAGTCACAtccatttaaattaaaagaaaaataacgtACTGAATTACGAGGAAATATTGAGGAAAAGTAAAgagtaaatataaaaagaaaagaaataaaaatttaagtttaattacatttatgacacaattaaaatttataatttaaataaattaattttgggGATAATTATATAAGGGATAAGACAAATTACACTAAAATTAAAAGCcatttttttccttcttcttcttcttgtgtgCCGCCACCGTTCCCCaccctctttctcttttcttttctttacttccTCCATTAACAACCCTTCACCATCTTTGATTCCCCACTTTTCATCCATGGGTTCTCCATCTAATTAGTGGGAAACATCAAAGTAACCTTTGATTGAGGGATTGAAGCAAGAAGAATAAGAGATTTggaagagaaattgaagattggaaaAGTCAATTGAGGTAAATAACTTTCAAACTTAACTATAGGTATATTAATTGGATTTAGGACTATTTGGGTAGAAATAACAtgtgaaattgaaagaaatcatACATGTAAGGGAAGGAGAGAATTTTAGCCAATTTGGGGAAAatctagggtttgatgtgttttaactaaattgatgatgaattcaagattatttgaagtagtatacatgtttGGGGTAGTGAAATTGCATGAGAATTACATAAATTggaaaattagaaaattaggatTCATGAGAAATTAGGacttttattgtatgaagtgtaattagtgtttataatgGCAAATTATGGTCTTTTGAAGTTCCTTTAGTGTGAATTGACCATTGATTGATGAAAGGAATTAATGAAATGGTATGGATTGGGAAATTTGCAAAATAGGGTTTTGGAAAATTAGGGATTTTGTGTtatgaagtgctatgaatgtattaatattaaattattgtcaTTTGGGGTGAGTTAAATATGAATTGATGTTGGTTAGTGGAAGAAATTAAGGGAGGTGACAGTTGAACTTTAGGGTTGAAATTCTAGACATTGAGTCTAATGTACTTGacagctcataagttgagctacacaactccaattggtgtgaaaccaattgaaaatgaaacttaagacataggg
It encodes:
- the LOC110637269 gene encoding bZIP transcription factor 17 → MGVGDTILAVHPPPPTDSNHSIDDFDSLPIPPLDPLFLSAQNSSSTTMSGGENLVSDLPFSLDDSYDFDITFHDLDSFYFPSENEHFSIPNHDVSLQSGPIDGFVDGFTVHEAKSDWLESGSSGICGNHGSDVSKYLNCSLSESRSCNSADLSCNSDRGSNFASPISSQGSGNGGAGVSEAMNAPSPDSGAFLVDQKIKLEGVNAKSGGLPKRKKETTSEDVNGETRNLKYLRSENADPYLKANSLCGNFVELSEEEEKRRARLMRNRESAQLSRQRKKHYVEELEDKVRTMHLTIAELNSKISFFMAENTSLKQQLSGNGLCPSPLYPPMAPMPYSWVPCAPYVVKPPGSQVHLVPIPRLKTQQPVSAVKAKKAEAKKAEVKTKKVASVSFLGLLFFILLFGGLVPIVNVKFGGVKENGANGFGFVSEKFYDQQRGRVFGAHGHSNESHESMAVEFSNGNLHVGSRIQCGRGSDGCLAYDVEMKGGLEHLPDSDKFTQLANASNKPLAASLFVPRNDELVKIDGNLIIHSVLASEAAMASHEDPEVNKNKETGLAIPIDLFPALAFPDVGTNRGRHSHLYPTAKEPQKALTSASSDTPKDKKSSAADGKLQQWFHEGLAGPMLSSGMCKEVFQFDASPSPGAIIPASPVTNITAKHQQNATHHNKGKNRRILRGLPIPLPGSDLNITGERVGNSQKDNFQGNKSVSPMVVSVLVDPREAGDSEVDGVITPKSISRIFVVVLLDSVKYVTYSCVLPRSGPHLVTT